Proteins co-encoded in one Oxyura jamaicensis isolate SHBP4307 breed ruddy duck chromosome 7, BPBGC_Ojam_1.0, whole genome shotgun sequence genomic window:
- the TWIST2 gene encoding twist-related protein 2, with protein MEESSSSPVSPVDSLGTSEEELERQPKRFGRKRRYSKKSSEDGSPNPGKRGKKSSPSSQSYEELQSQRILANVRERQRTQSLNEAFAALRKIIPTLPSDKLSKIQTLKLAARYIDFLYQVLQSDEMDSKMTSCSYVAHERLSYAFSVWRMEGAWSMSASH; from the coding sequence ATGGAAGAAAGCTCCAGTTCTCCTGTTTCCCCTGTGGATAGCTTGGGGACCAGTGAAGAGGAGCTGGAAAGGCAGCCAAAGAGATTTGGCAGGAAGAGAAGATACAGTAAGAAGTCCAGCGAAGATGGCAGCCCCAACCcagggaagagggggaaaaagtctAGTCCCAGCTCCCAATCCTATGAAGAACTGCAGAGCCAGAGGATCCTGGCCAATGtcagagagaggcagaggaCTCAGTCGCTCAATGAAGCTTTTGCCGCCCTGAGGAAAATCATCCCCACGTTGCCCTCTGACAAACTCAGTAAAATCCAGACCCTCAAGCTCGCGGCGCGGTATATAGACTTCCTCTACCAGGTGCTACAGAGCGACGAGATGGACAGTAAGATGACGAGCTGCAGTTACGTGGCTCACGAGAGGCTGAGTTATGCCTTCTCAGTGTGGAGGATGGAGGGAGCGTGGTCCATGTCGGCCTCACACTAG